The Denticeps clupeoides chromosome 4, fDenClu1.1, whole genome shotgun sequence genome segment GAGGTTGAGGttacacattttattcaaatttcaaGAAGATATGCTAGGATattgttatgtaatgtaattgATGAAATGTAATACTCTCAGGTTAGTGAAGCAATCCTGGACAACGCTCGTCTCATGTTACAGACAGAGAACGTACAGGCAAATGCAGAAGACTTCAAAgaaaggtgagtgtgtgtgtttctgcccaTGAAAAACGATATGAATGATGAATTTGGTTggtttgttgcctttgctgtagaTATATGTTTACGGTTGGATGTCTGTGTTGGTagatatgaaaatgaacagcCATTTCGCAAGGCTGTGGAGGACGAGATTAACTCTCTTTATAAGGTAATTGAGGATGCCAACCTGACCAGAATGGACCTAGAAAATCAGATTGACTTCATGAAGGCCGAGCTGAGAGACCTGGCTCGCACCTATGAAGAGGTAAGTTTGAGTTGTATTTGAATccacaacaagaaaaaaaatgtaaaggtgtGGCTTACATTCCATTTACGAAGTGTTCCGACAAATCGACAATGACATCCAATGACATCTGTTGTGTCACACACCCTGTAGAATATCCGAGTTCTCTACAACCAAATTGCTGGACGCGAGGTGGATGAGCCCGACGCTCCCGTAGAAAGCAGCCTTGACCACATTTTGGACTGCATTCGCTCGCACTGGGAAAGAGTGATTGAGAAGAACCGCACCGAAACTGATTCCTACCATgagtgcaaagtaaaaaaaaaaaaaaaaaaaaacagccaagaTGTATTGACACTAGTTCTTCAAGTGGCAAAACTGCGATGTATGTATATTCCAACAGCAGGCTGACAGCGTGAACAGCAAGCTGAGtcgcgaggaggaggagctggagtcTTTGAAGACAGAGTGCAACGAGGCTGGCTGTAAAATCCAGAGTCTGCAAGCTGAGACCGAGTCGATGAAGGCTCTGGTGTGTCCATGTGCGCGTAGCGTGTAGATGCGCAGTAGAATGTGCCATGCTCTTCATTCCATTCAAAAGTGTCATCGTGTGCACGCTGTGATTGAGTCTCTGTGCTGATTGTTTCCATTGACAGAAGCGAGGCTTGGAGAGCTCCCTCAGTGATGCCAAGCACTGGCATGACATCGAGTTGCAGAACCTGGGCTCCGTTGTGGGCAAACTGGAGTCAGAGCTAAATGACATAAGAAGCGACATTGAACAGCAGCGTCGTGACTACGAAACACTGCTTGGCAAC includes the following:
- the bfsp2 gene encoding phakinin isoform X2 produces the protein MPLPRRRSSFLSQSTAERPGSVGRTTAGSTTASRGVFVGMAPTGGTSSLGARVSRRALGISSVFLQGLRSTSAPVLPQPSEHSHHQSFDSLNSCLLEYRDKVRALEQLNQQLEEQIRHCLDRKSSSAGTWGALREDWEDVYTQVSEAILDNARLMLQTENVQANAEDFKERYENEQPFRKAVEDEINSLYKVIEDANLTRMDLENQIDFMKAELRDLARTYEENIRVLYNQIAGREVDEPDAPVESSLDHILDCIRSHWERVIEKNRTETDSYHECKADSVNSKLSREEEELESLKTECNEAGCKIQSLQAETESMKALKRGLESSLSDAKHWHDIELQNLGSVVGKLESELNDIRSDIEQQRRDYETLLGNKMRLELEIGTYHGILDGEESRYHPGMCSGGSTKTSDGTSPSTSSQDNPQNIPNDGSSVSSAQATARKS
- the bfsp2 gene encoding phakinin isoform X1 — encoded protein: MPLPRRRSSFLSQSTAERPGSVGRTTAGSTTASRGVFVGMAPTGGTSSLGARVSRRALGISSVFLQGLRSTSAPVLPQPSEHSHHQSFDSLNSCLLEYRDKVRALEQLNQQLEEQIRHCLDRKSSSAGTWGALREDWEDVYTQVSEAILDNARLMLQTENVQANAEDFKERYENEQPFRKAVEDEINSLYKVIEDANLTRMDLENQIDFMKAELRDLARTYEENIRVLYNQIAGREVDEPDAPVESSLDHILDCIRSHWERVIEKNRTETDSYHECKQADSVNSKLSREEEELESLKTECNEAGCKIQSLQAETESMKALKRGLESSLSDAKHWHDIELQNLGSVVGKLESELNDIRSDIEQQRRDYETLLGNKMRLELEIGTYHGILDGEESRYHPGMCSGGSTKTSDGTSPSTSSQDNPQNIPNDGSSVSSAQATARKS